Proteins encoded by one window of Sphaerodactylus townsendi isolate TG3544 linkage group LG02, MPM_Stown_v2.3, whole genome shotgun sequence:
- the MRPL21 gene encoding 39S ribosomal protein L21, mitochondrial — MAAAGIAACCGRALSRAGPASLILSAARKSSQSTSIYQGVLPRTSLSAPPWPEIKLPVPAEEAEHHREIVQKVNEQIADRQYGRLFAVVHFASRQWKVTSEDLILIEGHIQAECGDQIRMEKVLLVGGDDFTLLGRPLLGKDLVRVVATVIEKTESWPKINMRFSPKLHSQRKKIIIQPQTVLRINTIEIAPVLS; from the exons CTTCTCTGATATTGTCTGCAGCCCGAAAAAGTTCACAGAGCACTTCAATATACCAAGG agttcttccaagaaCATCTTTGTCTGCACCTCCATGGCCTGAAATCAAACTGCCAGTTCCGGCTGAAGAGGCAGAGCACCACAGAG AGATTGTGCAGAAAGTGAATGAACAGATTGCTGACAGACAATATGGAAGGCTATTTGCAGTTGTTCATTTTGCCAGCAGACAATGGAAAGTAACCAGTGAAGACTTGATTTTAATTGAAGGTCACATACAAGCTGAATGTGGAGACCAAATCCGAATGGAGAAG GTATTGCTGGTTGGTGGAGACGATTTCACTCTCCTTGGGAGGCCACTTCTGGG AAAGGACCTTGTACGTGTGGTGGCTACTGTTATTGAAAAGACAGAATCGTGGCcaaaaattaatatgaggttTAGTCCAAAACTCCATTCCCAGAGGAAGAAAA TTATTATTCAACCACAGACTGTCCTCAGgataaacaccattgaaattgcTCCCGTTTTGTCATGA